The DNA window GCCCCGCGACAACACCGGGTCCGGCCGGAATCTCCGCCTTGAGGCCGGCCGAACGGGTCGCGGGATCGATGGCCGTTCCCACCGCGACGATCCGGCCGGTGAGGTTGGGAAGTAGCCGCACGCTCATGCCGGGGCGCACTTGCCCGATCAGCCGTTCGGGCAATTGGCCGACCACTTCATAGCGATCCGTCGCGTCGATCACATAGGGCGCGGTGGTGCCGTCCACCGGATTGCCGGTCTGGATGGAGGCGCTGGTGACGCGACCCGCGATAGGAGCCGTCAGCGTATAGGAGCCGCTGGCGCCATGACCGCCCACCATCGCCAGGATGCGCGACTTTTCCGAAACGTCGGCGCGAGCCTCGGCTGCGATGGCATTGGCTTCGTCAGCGCGCGCGCCTGCGATGATGCCTTCGCGGCTGAGCAGGGAGAGCCGCGCGGCATTGGCCTCGGCTACGCCACGCCGCGCGTTCGCGCGGCTGAGGTCCGCGCCGATCGTCAGCACGTCGCGGCTGGCGATGATCGCCAGCGGCTGGCCCCGCCGCACGCTGTCGCCCTCGACCACGAGAGTCCGCAACACGGTGCCGGGAAAGGTCGCGGCCACCGCCACCCGGGCGTTGGCGGGAGGCTCGATCATCGCGGGGATGGTGGCGAGCGCCGCATCCGCGGCTGCCGTCGCGGGCATAAGGCGGATACCCATCTGCGCGGCGCGGCGCGCATCCACCGCCAGGATCCCATCTGTCGGTTGGGCGTTGCTTGCCGGCGCGGAGTTGCCCGTCTCGACCGGTCGACTGGCGAACCACCACAGGCCTGATAGAATCAAGGCGATCGTCGCGGCGCCCGCAATGAGGGTGTATCGTCTGGACATGCGCTCGGGCTAGGGAGCGTTCCTGACCGAACCCTGACGGGATATGAGGATTGAAGATCAGGTCGCGGGAAAACGCAGCACCAGTTCACGGTCGGCCGGATCGGTCTCAAGCGTGCCGCCATGGGCCGCCATGATCCGGTCGACGATAGCGAGGCCGAGGCCGGCGCCATCCTTGCTCGCATGGTCGGCGCGGCGGTGGCGTTGCACAAGGTCGCGCAACCTTTCGAGCGCCAGCCCAGGGCCCTCGTCCCGCACGCCCAATAGCGCGTGGGGGCCGGCGAAGACCTGGATCGTGCCACCAGCCGGCGTCACGCGCGCGGCATTCTCGATCAGATTGCGCAGCGCTGCCGCAATCGCTTCGCGCCTGCCGTTCACGACCGCAGCCTGACCGCGGGTATCGAACGCGATCAGCTTGCCTTGTGCGATGATCCCCGGCGCCACGGCGCTGACGACCTCGCTCGCCACATCCGCGAGTGACACCTGTTCGGGAGCGGTCTGGGCGGCCTCCGCCGCGTCGATCTGCGCGAGCAGCATGAGTTGGTCGATCAGCCGGCGCATGGCCGCCACGTCTTCCTTGAGGCGCGCGGCGTCGTCATAGTCAAGCCGGTCGAGTTCGAGAGACAGGAGGGCGAGCGGCGTGCGCAACTCGTGCGCGACGTCGGCGGCGAACGCTTCCTGCCGCCGCGCGGCCTGATCGAGCCGCGCCAACAGATCGTTGACCGCATAGACGAAGGGTAGCGCCTCGGCGGGCATTTGCGACGCATCGATGCGGAACCCTCGTTCGTGGCCCTGTGCAGCCTCGATCCGGGCGGCGGCATCTTCCAGCGGTGCGAAGGCCTGGCGGATCACTCGGAGCACCATGATCGCGACGGGAACGAGCAGGACGACAAGCGGCAGAGCGACATGCTCAAGCATTTCCTTGATCGCGCGGATCATCGCCGCGCGTGCATCGAGATGTGTGAAGGTGACACTGTAGAAGAAGGCGACCGCCGCCAGCAGCAGAACGGTGCCCGCCACACCAATCAGGCCCAAACCGCGTTTGAGGCGCCGTGAGATGGAGCGCTGCACGGTCATGCCTTCCCGTCCTTCAGCATATAGCCGACACCCCGAACGGTATGGAGCGCGCCGGCCACGCCCGTGTCTTCGAGCTTGCGGCGCAGACGCGAAATGGCGGCTTCGACCGCATTGGGGGTCACCGGATCGTTGAAGCTGTAGAGCGCGTTCTCGATCACTTCGCGATGGACCACCGTGCCGGCTCGCCGCATCAGCAGTTCCAGAAGGTCCGCCTCGCGGCGCGAAAGGTCGATCTCGCGATCGCCAATGCTGGCAGAGCGGCTTGCCGTGTCGAAACGCAGCATGCCGACTTCGATGACGGGCTGGGTTCGAACGCCAGGCCGGCGCAGCAGGGCGCGGATGCGCGCGGCGAGCTCGTCGATCTCGAAGGGTTTGACGATATAATCGTCTGCGCCGGAATCGAGACCGGTGACGCGATCCTCCAGCGCCCCACGCGCGGTCTGGATGATGGCAGGCGGCATCTGCTGATATTTTCGGCGGCTCGCGAGCCAGTCGATCCCGTCGCCGTCGGGCAGGCCGAGGTCGAGTATGATGGCATCATAGCTCGCGCTGCCCATCGCAGCGTCGGCTTGTGCGAGATCATGGGCAACATCGCACACGAAGCCCCGGCGCTGAAGACCGTCGGCGATCAGTGCCGCCATTCGCTCATTATCTTCGACGATGAGAAGGCGCATGGGTTTAATGTAGACTTTCCACCAGGAACGAAAGGCAAGAAGGATTGAAGCTTTCTACCAGACCATCAACCGATGTTTTCAATCCCTTTCCTCGTGCGAACCGTGATGGGAATGGCGTTGCTGCGGCGCGAAGGCGGTCGGATCCACCATGACAATGGCGATGATTGCCAGAACGATCGCTGCGGCACCAAGTAGAGCCGCAAACAAGCCTGGTCCCCGAGCCTCACGCACATTCGGATAGAGGCTGTTCTTCTTGCGGCCGCTGATCATCGCGCGAACAAGGTTTTCGCCGGTGAGCAGCGACATCAACAGCACGGCGCCGACATGAAGCCCGATCAAAGCAAGCAGGCTGTAGGCGAGGGTTTCATGAAGGTCTTTGTCCATGCCGCCTGCCGCAACGCTGCTGCCGCTCCAGATGACGATTCCGGTCAATCCGATCAGCGCCACGACTGCGATCGCGCCCAGTGGATTATGACCCACGGAACGTCGAGGATGGCCAGCTAGAAGGTCGCGTGCATGGGTGGCGATTGCTGTTGGCCGAATGAAATTCACGAACCGGGCATGCTCGCCTCCGACGAAGCCCCAGATCAGACGGAACGCAAGCAAGGCAGCAGCAGACCATCCTGCGACCATATGCCACGATGCGATCGGACTATCGTCGTCGGAAGAGAGAAACGCGATCGAGATCGCTAGGACCAGCAGCCAATGGAATAGCCGTAGCGGCGTGTCCCAAACCTTGAATGTCCTTGTATATTCAGAATTTGTCATCACGTTCGCCTTTCCAGCTGGAAGGGCTACGGGTGTTCACTGACCGAATCCTGACGATGTGAGCAGCGTGGTTCAAACCACTGTTCCGAACAGCCTCCCGATGCCCGCGGTCGCAGCCAGGGCCAGCGCGCCCCAGAATGTGACCCGTAGGATTGATTTCATGGGGCGGGCGCCCCCGGCCCAGGCGCCAAGCGCGCCCAGCAGTGCGAGAAACAACAGGGTTGCCGCGACCTCGATTGCGACGAGGCTATCATGCGGAACGACGGCGACCAACAACAGGGGCATGAGGGCGCCTGTGCTGAAAGTTGCGGCGGATGTGAGCGCGGCCTGGATAGGGCGGGCGGTCACGACTTCGGAAATGCCGAGTTCGTCGCGGGCATGCGCGGCCAGCGCATCCTTTGCCATTAGTTCGTCGGCTACCTGCCGGGCCAGTTCCTCATTCAGACCGCGTTTGACATAGATGTCCGCCAGTTCCTGATGCTCGAGCACCGGTTGAACGGCGAGTTCACCTCTTTCCCGGGCGAGGTCGGCATTCTCCGTGTCCGCCTGAGAGCTGACCGAGACATATTCGCCGGCGGCCATCGACATGGCGCCTGCCACCAGCGCCGCCATCCCTGCGACCAGGATATTGGCCTTGCCCGCGCCGGAGGCTGCGACGCCGACGATGAGGCTCGCGGTCGAAACGATCCCATCATTGGCTCCCAGCACTGCCGCGCGTAGCCAGCCGATGCGTGACACCGCATGGCGTTCGGGATGGGATCTTAGTCGGCTCATGGTGTCCTTCGTAAAATGCCGTGAAAAAGTTCAACAGTCTTTCCTGACGAAACCCTGACGATGATTGGTAGCCGGCATAGCTCAGCAATCCCTACTTGAATCGGTCTACATTTGTCGCACCACGCTGAAATCGGCACTCGGTGAAGGGGCCGTCACGCTTGAATCCATAGAGATTGGAGAGACCCGGCCTAGTTCATGTGATCATGGCCTCCTGCAGGCGGCTCATGAGAGGCAGCGCCAATTCCAGATCATCCGGTTCGACGGCTGCCTCCAATATGGTTTCGACGTGCATGACGGCTATGTTCACAGCTTTGGCCTTCGCATGACCGCGGGGATCGATTTCGGAATCCGTCTTCTTGCGAAACTTCGGGGTGAAGAGACTGCAAAAATTACGTAACTCGCGATCGAATATGATCCAGCCCCCCGTTCGATACGGGTCGTCCACGTAATGCGAGTCCTGAACTAATCGCGACAGCGCGTGCGATTATGGGTGAGGATGCGGCCTATCAGGCCGCTTTGATCGCTGCGGAACGTCGCGTATGAGTGAGAGGCGCGTTAGAGGGGCTTACAAGCCGCATCAGCTTCCAGCCCAGGAAATAGCGGAACGGGAGCCGAACTGGGCAAGGATAACTTGCACTGCGTCGCTCAATAACTGCGGCAATCCCCATTCGGATAACGGAAACCGAGCGTATATTGCGAGATGAAGTGATACGGCCTTCCGCTCGAACATGATCGCCGTCGCTGGACAATGGAAGCCGTGGACCGAAAGGGAGGTCCACGAAATCGTAGCCCGATCACGGGAAAGGAATTATCTTTCCCGATTGCTGACCCACATGCTTGCCGTTTTTCGCTGGCGGATGATCGAACAAGATTGGCGGCGCCTCCTCTCGCTGCTTGCTCCGTCAAAGTGAGCGGTTTCGCGCGGGCATCGTCCCCAGTCTACCGTTTCGGCGCCTTTGGGCGCTGCGCGCGGATTTCCGCCAGCAGCACGCCAAGATATTTCTCAGCTTCGGCAGCTTCGCTTTCGGGATAGGCGGCCGTCATGCGTCCGCTCCAATAGCCATAGTCGACTGTCGTCAGGCTGGAACGCCATGGTTTGCCGTCGCGATAGCCGGTGAAAGTTCCGCGATAGGCCTTGAGGCGGCGATTGGTTGGGATCGTCGCCGGTCCTTCCGACACGATGGTCGGCGCGGCAAAATGGGACATCGTAGCCTGACGCATGATCATATAGTGGTCGCGTGGCGACATCTGGTCGATATGGACCACCGCCATCCGCACCACGATGCGATCGTCGCCGGTGCCGAGTGGCCGGTCGTAGCCGATGGCGATATACTCGCCGCCCGGATCGAATGCCCGTTCCCTGAGGCGGGTAAAGCCCTCGAATTCCTCCGGGAAGCGCAGGCCGCTGGCCACGTGGACAAGAGTTGTGCCGTCCGGCGCCAACTCAAATCCGTCGGGTACCGCGATTGCCGTGGCGTCGGCCGAAGGCGGCGCAGCGGGCGCGGTTTCAGCCAGTGACGGAGCCGCCGAGGACAGCCCCAGCAGGATGGCGGCGGCAAGGGAAACTGGAACGCGCAATGATCGGGACATCGAAGTCAAATCCTCTGGTGAGTATGTCGTAATTAGGCCGGTCTTCGCAATTATGGCAGGGGGCTGTTTGGAATCAGGCGGTAAGACGCTGCGATGGACGCGAAGTCGGGATTGCGCAACGTCATCGTTCGTTTGTATCCGCTTGGGCATCCTCGCCCGTGAGCACGGTCAGGGATGTGCCTGTACTCCCGCTTTCGAGGGTATCGGCCGTGACGATCAGCGTGCTTCCCGGTTTGAGCACCGACAGCAGGCCCCGTCTGAAGTCCTCGGGAAGGATTAGCCGCTCCCGGTCCTGCCGCGAGACTTCCCCCGTCTGTGCACCGCCAAATACAGGGAGGAACATCCAATGCGTCCCGTGTTCGTCGATGGAGGCGAGGTTGAAGGCCTGAAGGCCGGAGATCTTGCCGCGGATGGCGACAGGCGCCGAACCGATTTCGATGCCGTTTCGCAACACCACGGCGCGCTGGTCCGCCGCGCTGACGATTATGGAGATCGGCCCTGTGAGTGCTTTCTCTGGCTGCCAGACCGTCAAAAAGGCATTCCCGAACGACGAGCGCCGGGCCGTATCCTGCAGGATACGGGGAGCTGGGGCAAAGCGCGGAATCTCGCTTGCCTGCGTGATGATGACCGTCAGGCCAAGCTGCGTGACATCATAGAGGTGCTCGGCGAACGTCAGGG is part of the Sphingobium amiense genome and encodes:
- a CDS encoding efflux RND transporter periplasmic adaptor subunit; its protein translation is MSRRYTLIAGAATIALILSGLWWFASRPVETGNSAPASNAQPTDGILAVDARRAAQMGIRLMPATAAADAALATIPAMIEPPANARVAVAATFPGTVLRTLVVEGDSVRRGQPLAIIASRDVLTIGADLSRANARRGVAEANAARLSLLSREGIIAGARADEANAIAAEARADVSEKSRILAMVGGHGASGSYTLTAPIAGRVTSASIQTGNPVDGTTAPYVIDATDRYEVVGQLPERLIGQVRPGMSVRLLPNLTGRIVAVGTAIDPATRSAGLKAEIPAGPGVVAGRATSIVIVGPAPAGAVSVPDTAVTMIDGKPVVFVTARGGFAVRAVTGGSGSDGRTVLLSGIRPGEQVVVSGTSALKALATAQ
- a CDS encoding sensor histidine kinase, whose product is MTVQRSISRRLKRGLGLIGVAGTVLLLAAVAFFYSVTFTHLDARAAMIRAIKEMLEHVALPLVVLLVPVAIMVLRVIRQAFAPLEDAAARIEAAQGHERGFRIDASQMPAEALPFVYAVNDLLARLDQAARRQEAFAADVAHELRTPLALLSLELDRLDYDDAARLKEDVAAMRRLIDQLMLLAQIDAAEAAQTAPEQVSLADVASEVVSAVAPGIIAQGKLIAFDTRGQAAVVNGRREAIAAALRNLIENAARVTPAGGTIQVFAGPHALLGVRDEGPGLALERLRDLVQRHRRADHASKDGAGLGLAIVDRIMAAHGGTLETDPADRELVLRFPAT
- a CDS encoding response regulator encodes the protein MRLLIVEDNERMAALIADGLQRRGFVCDVAHDLAQADAAMGSASYDAIILDLGLPDGDGIDWLASRRKYQQMPPAIIQTARGALEDRVTGLDSGADDYIVKPFEIDELAARIRALLRRPGVRTQPVIEVGMLRFDTASRSASIGDREIDLSRREADLLELLMRRAGTVVHREVIENALYSFNDPVTPNAVEAAISRLRRKLEDTGVAGALHTVRGVGYMLKDGKA
- a CDS encoding cytochrome b/b6 domain-containing protein, which gives rise to MTNSEYTRTFKVWDTPLRLFHWLLVLAISIAFLSSDDDSPIASWHMVAGWSAAALLAFRLIWGFVGGEHARFVNFIRPTAIATHARDLLAGHPRRSVGHNPLGAIAVVALIGLTGIVIWSGSSVAAGGMDKDLHETLAYSLLALIGLHVGAVLLMSLLTGENLVRAMISGRKKNSLYPNVREARGPGLFAALLGAAAIVLAIIAIVMVDPTAFAPQQRHSHHGSHEERD
- a CDS encoding VIT1/CCC1 transporter family protein, encoding MSRLRSHPERHAVSRIGWLRAAVLGANDGIVSTASLIVGVAASGAGKANILVAGMAALVAGAMSMAAGEYVSVSSQADTENADLARERGELAVQPVLEHQELADIYVKRGLNEELARQVADELMAKDALAAHARDELGISEVVTARPIQAALTSAATFSTGALMPLLLVAVVPHDSLVAIEVAATLLFLALLGALGAWAGGARPMKSILRVTFWGALALAATAGIGRLFGTVV
- a CDS encoding L,D-transpeptidase, giving the protein MATAGASHAPSTRFSRRTLLAGTMTAALCLTAAPIRAMALDPGSIAASVEALRPGEFLWAPEAAPDGPVVIIVSLARQRAYVYRNGVLIGISTVSTGAAGHETPTGVFTILQKKVAHRSNLYNDAPMPYMQRLTWDGIAMHAGNLPGYPASHGCIRFPLTFAEHLYDVTQLGLTVIITQASEIPRFAPAPRILQDTARRSSFGNAFLTVWQPEKALTGPISIIVSAADQRAVVLRNGIEIGSAPVAIRGKISGLQAFNLASIDEHGTHWMFLPVFGGAQTGEVSRQDRERLILPEDFRRGLLSVLKPGSTLIVTADTLESGSTGTSLTVLTGEDAQADTNER